TCTGGCCGCGAGCGAATCTCCTCTGAAATTAGAACAGCCCTGGACGAGGCCACCGAGAAATGGGGTGTTCGCATTGAGCGCGTGGAGGTGATTGACATCAAGCCGCCGCTGGACATTCAGGAAGCCATGGACAAGCAGATGAAAGCCGAGCGGAACCGCCGCGCCATCATCCTGGAAGCCGAGGCCGCTAAACAAGACATGATTCTTCGGGCAGAGGGAGATAAAACGAGTAAAGTGCTTCGGGCGGAAGGAGACCGGGCTTCTGTAGAACTACAAGCCTTGGGGGAGGCCCGCGCCATTGCAGACGTGGCCGAAGCGGAGAAGAGACGCATTCAGCTCTTGATTGAAGGCGGCCTGAACGACCAGGTCCTCACCTACAAATCCTTCGAGGCGCTGGAAAAGATAGCCATGGGTCCCGCCAACAAAATCTTCATCCCTACCACGGCCGTTGAATCTCTTGGCAGCATAGGCGCCATTGGCGAAATGCTGAAAGCAACCTCTGGCAACTCCAACAAAGCATAATCCGTTTTTGGGCTGTTTACTGGAAAACAGCCCAAAAACGGATTATATTCAAAAGGGCATTAGGTGGATTTCGCCTAATGCCCTTTTAATTGATTCATACTATCGAGGTAGATCTTTCAGTCTTAATTTTCCAACCCAATCCGTTCCTCTACTTTTTATCATCATGATAGGATCTTGTGAGCCAACTATAAAGACAGATGCTCTGAGAAGGCTTACATTTACCAAATTCTACAAAGAAGAGACAATAAGGAAACGTTTCATTGAATTGGTCCACTTAGCTTGCCCGCAAGATCCTTTCAGGATGACAAAAGGTGAGTAGTACTTGTAATGAAGTAAAATCAACTTTATAGAACAATAATTTCGTTTTTGGCCTATTTTCTGGAAAACAGGCCAAAAACGAAGTGTTTATAAATGAAGAAGCCCCGCAGATGATAATCAGCGGGGCTTCTGTTTGTAGTGACCTCGAATAACGAGCAACCAGTAACGAATTTCTTACTTCTGGCTGGCCCTAAAAAGTTTCTGCTTTTCTTCCTTGGTCAGGCTCTCATAGCCTGAGTTGGAGATCTTGTCCAGAATAAGGTCAATCTCGTCATCGCTGGGAGTTAGGTTATTGGAAACCGCGCCAAAAGTAGAGGCTGTGCTGGTAGAAGAATAAGAAGCAAACGGCCGGTTGGGATTCTTGTAGGCTACTTTTAGAGGGCTTCGGCGCTGGAAAAGTCTCCTGAAAAAATCTAGCACTGCTTGTACCGGTCTGCCCAGGTCTGTGCCCCGCTGTAGTTGCTTGATGTACAGAAAGCCCAGCAGAGCGCCGCCCAAGTGGGCAATGTTGCCGCCCGCGTTTCCGCCGGTGGCCCCAGAGATGGAAAGCAACACCATGACGGCGGCAATATACTTAATGCGTATGGGCCCGAACAGCAGCAGATTGAACGTGTAGTTGGGCAAGAGCGTGGCGGCCCCTACCATAATGGCAATGACGCTGCCAGAGGCGCCCATCATAAAAGAATTATCGGCCCGTACCTGCAGGTAAGGAATGGTATTGTAGGTGAGCAGATAAAACAGGCCGCCTACCAATCCACCCAGCACATAGAGGTTCACCAGACGCTTGTCGCCCAGGTATTCCCGCACCAGCATGCCAAACCAGTACAGGTTGAGCATGTTAAAGATGATATGCAGAAACTGCTCATGGGTGAAGAAATACGTCACCAGCGTCCAAGGCCTAAACACAAAGATGTCCAGATTGGAAGAGACGCTGAGAAAAGTCATCAGGTAGTTGTACAGCCCCCCAGACCCGCTCATGGTCATGATCATGCGCAGGATCACCAGCACGGCAAACACCACCACGTTGATGGCAATGAGCTGGTGCAGCGCATTGTTCCCCCTACTGAACGAGGAACGGATATCGTCAAAAATACTGGTCATAGTTTAATAGAAGTCGGTACGGTTGCGCTGCCAGAGCTTGAGCATAATAAACGCGAAGAGCATTCCGCCCAGGTGTGCAAAGTGTGCTACGTTGTCGCCGGGCGCACGTTGCACACCAGCGTATAACTCATAGGCCCCATACAGGAATACGAAATATTTTGCCTTGATGGGGACCGGAAAAAACAAGAGCATGAGCTCTGTGTTGGGAAACAGCATACCAAAGGCCATCAAGATCCCAAACACCGCCCCAGAAGCGCCCAGCATTGGGCCATTCAACATGCGTTCAAACTGTAACTGCACCGTTTCTTTTGCATCTGCGATAATGGCCGCATTGTCTGGGTTGTTTTTCAGCTGCAAGACATAATTGACGTCATAGGTATTCCCCAAAAGGTTGTCTAAAATCTTGCGCAAATCCACCGGGTCTGGGTTCTGCATAAAGGCCACCACCATTTCCTGTATCTGGCCAATCTCTACATAGCGCACCACAGAGTAAAGCAAGCTGGCACCAATACCGGTCACCAGATAGAAAATGGTAAAACGCTTGCCGCCCCAGTAGTGCTCCAACATGGGCCCGAAGAAGAACAAACTCAACATGTTACTGAACAAGTGCATGAAACTGCCGTGCAGAAACATGTGCGTCAGGATCTGGTGCGCCTGAAAAAATTCTGAGCGAATGTCATGCAGCGCAAAGTTCTGAAACACATAGGCTTCAGCGGCTCTGCTCCCAAAGAAGATAAGCACATTCAAGATGAGCAGATTACGCACCACCGGAGTGATAGGAGGCATATAACTAGGTTTTAGGTCAACACTTATTTAAGGAACAGGTCTTGCAGATGCTCCATTTGTAGGATCACCAGCGTCTTCTGGCCACTGGGAGTGTAGTTGGGCACCTGGCAGGCAAACAACTGGTCCACCAAGGCATTCATTTCCTGGTCAGACAGGCGGCCGGTGAGGCGGGAGGACACGCGTTTGGCCATGGCCCGCGCCAGGTTCTCCTGCCGGTCTACCTTTAACGAGGAAAGGTTGTTCTTATATTGTTCCAACAGGCCTTCAATCAGCTCCCGCTCGTCACGCAAGGGCACCTCGGCGGGGATTCCGTTCACTACAATGGTATTCTGCCCAAACTCACTAAAGACAAAGCCCAGCGCACTGAACTCCTCTGCCAACTCCATGATCAATGAGAAATCTGCCGGCGACAGGTGCACCGTCTGCGGGAACAGCAACTGCTGCGAAGCCCCGCTCCGCTTGCCCAGCGCCTGGTTGTACTTCTCAAATAGAATGCGCTCCTGCGCCGCCTGTTGGTCTACCATGAGCAAGCCAGACTTCACCTGCACCATCAAATACTTCTGATGCAGCTGCAAAGTTTTAGAGCCGCCCGTCACGCTCACGGCCACCGCTGTAGATTCCTCTTCTGTAAACAGCCGGTTCTCTTGTTGGTTTTCGGTTCTTGGGATTTCCCTGAGTGCGGCTGGCCTGAAAAAACTCTCGTCCCTTTCTCCCAGCGTAGCTTTGCTAGCATAGGTAGTAGGCCTGGGCGCTGGCGCCGAAGAAGCACTGGGTGCTTTGGCCGGTGAGGTGTCAAAATCCATGGAAGCCGGAAACTTCATGGGCTGCAGGGGAATGTAGTTCACATCAGCTCCAAAATCCAGTGACGGCGCGATGTTGTGCAGTCCCAGGCTTTGTTTGACGGCGGCGCGCACAATGGCATAGACTGTTTTCTCATCCTCAAACTTGATTTCAGTTTTGGTGGGATGCACGTTGATGTCTATCGTTTCTGGCGCTATTTCCAGAAATAAGACGTAAAACGGAAAGCTGTCTTTGGGCAACAAGCCTTCAAAAGCCGTCAAAACCGCGTGGTTCAGGTACTGGCTTTTGATGTAGCGGTTATTCACAAAGAAGAACTGCTCGCCGCGGCTTTTCTTGGCATACTCGGGCTTGCCAATGTAGCCGCGCACGGTCAAAAACGGCGTAGTCTCCTCACAAGAGGCCATCTGCTCTTTGTACTCCCGTCCAAAAATGCTCACAATGCGCTGGCTCAGTTTGCCGGCGGGTAGGTTCATCACCTCTACCTCGTTCTGATACAGCGCGAAGGCAATCTCGGGGTTGGCCAGGGCCACGCGTTGGAATTCGTCCAGGATGTGGCGCATCTCCACCGGGTTGCTCTTCAGGAAGTTGCGGCGGGCGGGTACGTTGAAGAACAGGTTCTTCACACTGATGATGGTGCCCTCAGGCATGGCCACGGGTTCCTGTTTAATGACCTCGTTAGCCTCCACAGAAAGACAAGTGCCCAGCTCGGTGCCGCGGGCGCGGGTCTTCATCTCTACCTGGGCCACGGCGGCAATGGACGCCATGGCCTCTCCCCTAAAGCCCATCGTCCTTATTCTGAACAAGTCCTCAGTGGTCTTGATCTTGGAGGTGGCGTGGCGCTCAAAGCACATGCGGGCATCGGTCTCGGTCATACCCAGTCCGTCGTCCACTACTTGTATCAACTGTTTGCCTGCGTCCTTGATGATCAACTGCACAGAAGTAGCCTGCGCGTCTACGCTATTCTCCAACAACTCCTTCACCACCGAGGCCGGCCGTTGCACCACCTCACCGGCGGCAATCTGGTTGGCTAAATGCTCGGGTAATAAACGAATGATATCTGCCATACAAAATCCCTGCGTAGTTATATTGACTCGCCTAAACGTGCCGTAATGAGCACTTTAGCCAAGCATTTTTAAAGATAATGCCGCGCCAAAGCGATTTTTTGAGTAATATTACAAGCTCAACACCCGCGATACCGGCCCCGTGCCTTTTTACTCGCTTCGCTCTTCTGCATGTAACGTGCGTGTGGCTCTGGCAGCCTCCCGTTATCCTGGCAAGAAGGGCGTTGTCATTAGAAGGGCGGCCCAACAAAAGCGTTTTTGGCCTGTTTTCTGGAAAACAGCCTAAAAACCCTTCATGTTAGGTACGGTGCGCTGGCTTTTTTTCCTCTGCGAAATTAGGCCTATGTTGGAGTTAATCAAAGTTTAAATTACGCGTTGTGAAATGCTAAAAAGATATAGCCTTGCGCTACTGGCGGTGATGATGTGCGCCTGGTGGGCTTTGTCTGGTTTTGGACCGGCAGGCCGTGGCAGCATCACACAGCAGGAGCAGCGCTGGGTAGACAGTGTGTACCAGTCCCTTACCCCTCAGCAGAAGCTGGGGCAGTTGTTCATGGTGGCCGCCTATTCCAACAGCGGCCAGTACCACGTGCGTGAAATTGAACAATTGGTGAGCCAATATGGGATTGGCGGCGTCATGTTCATGCAGGGAGGACCGGTGCGCCAGGCCAAACTCACCAACCGCTACCAATCTTTAGCCAAAGTACCGTTGCTGGTGGCCATGGACGCCGAATGGGGCCTGGACATGCGCCTGGACAGTAGTATGCATTTTGCGCGACAGATGACGCTGGGCGCCTTACCAGATGACCGCTACGTGTACATGATGGGCCGCGAGATTGCCCTCAAGCTCAAGCGCCTGGGCATCCATGTCAACTTTTCCCCGGTCATTGACGTCAACAGCAACCCTAAGAATCCCGTGATTGGCAACCGTTCCTTCGGCGAAAGCAAGGAGCAGGTAACCCAGCGCGGCATTGCCTACATCAAAGGTCTGCAGGATCATGGCATCATTGCGGTGGCCAAACACTTTCCCGGCCACGGAGACACAGACGCCGACTCGCACTTCTCTTTACCCGTCCTTACCCATGACATGGCCCGACTCACCGAAGTGGAGCTCTACCCGTTTAAACGTTCTTTTGACGCGGGCGTGATGGGCGTAATGGTGGCGCATTTATACATTCCCAAGCTGGATTCCATTGCCAACCGAGCCGCTACGCTGTCGCCGTATCTGGTGCGTGACCTGCTAAAAGGCAAGATGCAGTATGACGGTCTGGTGTTTACAGACGCATTGAACATGAAAGGCGTGACCCGCTACCATAAGCCCGGCGAGGTAGATGCGCTGGCATTCATGGCGGGCAATGACGTGTTGTTGTTCTCTGAGGATGTGCCCAAAGCCATTTCCGTGATTCAGCAGGCCGTCACCGATGGCCAAATCACCGAGCAAGAAATAGAAGTGCGGGTGCGCAAGATACTGCATGCCAAATATTGGGCCGGCCTGAACCAGTACAAACCCATTGAGCTGGAGAACCTTTCCAAAGATTTGCACGGCCCTAGCAGCCTGGTACTGCAGCAGCAGCTCTATGAACAGGCGGTGACGGTGGTAGCCAACAAAGACAACCTTCTGCCCTTCAAGGTACTGGACACCATTCAGTTTGCGTCTGTGTCTATTGGCGAAGGGTACAACAACCAGTTCACGCGCACGCTGGAGAAGTATTCACCGTTCAAGAAATTCTCCATCAGCAGCCGGTTTGCGCCAGACAGCGTGTACAAGGCCGTACAGAAGAACCTGGACAGTGCAGACGTGGTCATTGTTACGCTGCATGACCTCACCAACGTTCCCAACCGCAACTACGGGCTGGGCACCAATGCACTCAATTTTGTAAAGGCCCTGCAGCGCGATTCTACCAAGAAAGTAATAGTGGTGGTGATGGGCAACGCCTACAGCCTCAAGAGTTTTGAGGATAGCGACTGGCTGGTATGCGGCTATGAAGACAATGCAGTGGTGCAGCGAGTAGTGCCCCAGATTTTGTTTGGCGCCCTTCCCGCCGAGGGAAGACTCCCGGTCACCGCCTCGCCTAAACTAAAAGCTGGCACCGGTGTCTCCACGCCTGCCCTCAGCCGGCTCAAATATTCCTTGCCAGAAAGCGTGGGCATGAGTTCCACCGTACTTAAACAGATTGACAACATTGCCCTGGAAGCCATTGCCTACGCCGCCACGCCAGGCTGCCAGGTATTGGTGGTGAAAGACGGCACAGTGGTGTTTGACAAGGCCTACGGTCATTACACATATGATAGGGCCCAGCCGGTAACCGAAAAAACCATTTATGACCTGGCCTCCATCACCAAGGTAGCCGCTACGTTGCAGGCGGTGATGTTCCTGAAAGACCAGGGCCAGCTCAAGCTGGATGATAAACTGGTCACCTACCTACCAGAACTCAAAGGCTCCAACAAGGCCAACCTTACCATAAGGAACGTGCTGTTGCACCAATCTGGGCTGCAGGCCTATATTCCTTTCTGGAAGAAGACCTTGCTAAAGGGGCTGCCCAATCCCATCTATTATGATTCTGTCCAATCAGAAGCGTACCCCAATGCCGTGGCCAATGGTTTGTTTGCCAGCAGAAGGCTGGAAGACTCGGTTTGGACCTGGATTGTGAAGTCTGAGTTGACGGGTTTAAGAACGGGTAACGGCGCCTATGAATACCGTTATTCAGACTTGGGGCTGCATTTAATGAAGCGAGTGGCCGAGCGCCTGCTCAACCAAACCATGCCCGACTTTCTGGAGCAGAACTTTTATGCCCCGCTGGGCGCGCGCAGCCTTACCTTTAACCCGCTGCAGAAATTCCTGAAAGAGCAGATTGCCCCTACCGCTCAGGACAGCACCTTCAGGAAAACGGTGCTGCAGGGCACGGTGCATGATGACGGCGCGGCTATTCTAGGCGGCGTGGCGGGCCATGCCGGCTTGTTCTCCAACGCCAATGACCTGGCCATTCTCTTGCAGATGGATTTGCAGAACGGTAACTACGGCGGGCATCAATACTTCAAGACGCCGGTGGTAACGGAGTTTGCCCAGGAAGGCAGCAGCAACAGCCGCCGCGGCCTGGGTTGGGACAAAACCGATCCAGACGGCAACGGCCCAACGTCAGACTTGTCACCTACCACCACCTTTGGCCACACCGGTTTTACGGGTACCGGCGCCTGGATAGACCCAGAGAACAACATCATCTATATTTTCCTCTCCAACCGCATTCACCCAGACGCAGAGAACACCAAGCTCCTCAAATACAACATCCGGACGCGTATTCATGACGTGGTGTACCAATCGTTAGAACCGAAACCATAACCAACTGCTACTGAACTGGATAAGTCAAATTACTGAGAAGCTTTCCTGAAGTCTGGAGAGAAATTTTTTATCAAAAAGGGAGAACCTGAGCAGGCTCTCCCTTTTTGATTCGGCTCAAACCTAGAAAATGAATAAGATGTGGCTTACATCCAAAGTAATAGGGAATCTCCCTTGATGCCGGTCAAGATGTAACAATAGCCTTCTATTTCTGTTTGTCTAGAGCAAAGCATAGGGATGCAGGCAAAGGCTCAAGATTCAGAGAATGAAAAGGACGTGAACATCAGCGCTCTTCTTCTGGCCCCTTTCACTGAGGAAACCAGCAGATTTTAGCAATTACATAGCAGCATACCCCCACATTCCCTTACTTTTGCTTCAAAGGTGACGCTCGGCTGGTCTCTCTGGCCTGCACCCCGTATACTGGCGGTAGTACCTTATTTTTGAAATAGTTTGACATGACGTGTTTTGACTGTTCGTTGACTGGTGGCCTTGGTCCAAAAGACCACCATGACAGCACACAAATCAGCACTTTCATGCAGCCATATAGCAGCAACAGATGAAGATAGGAATAGTGTGCTACCCTACGTTTGGCGGTAGCGGCGTAGTGGCCACCGAACTTGGGAAAGCCCTGGCCCAAAAAGGCCACAAGATACATTTCATCACCTACAGCCAGCCTGCGCGGTTAGAGTTCTTCAATGAGAACCTGTTCTACCACGAGGTCAACATTCCTGCGTACCCGCTGTTCCAGTATCCGCCGTATGAACTGGCCCTGGCCAGCAAGATGGTGGACATTGTGCAGTATGAGAAGCTGGATGTGCTGCACGTGCATTATGCCATTCCGCATGCCTCGGCGGCGTACATGGCCAAACAAATCCTGCTCACCAAAGGCATTCAGATTCCGGTCATCACTACGCTCCACGGCACAGACATTACGCTGGTGGGCAAAGACGCTTCCTATGAACCGGTGGTCACGTTCAGCATTAACCAGTCAGACGCAGTCACCTCGGTTTCTGAAGACCTCAAGACCGAGACGTACAAGCACTTCCCCATCACCAAGGACATCAAGGTGATTCCCAACTTTGTGAACATTGAGCGGTTCCAGAAGCAGCGCAAAGATCATTTCAAGGCAGCCATTGCCCCCTTCGGCGAGAAGCTATTGGTGCACACCTCCAACTTCAGGGGTGTGAAACGGATAGGCGACATCATCAAAATTTTTTCTAAGGTGCGCGAAGTCATCCCCAGCAAGCTTTTGTTGGTGGGAGACGGTCCAGAGCGGCCCAAGATGGAAAACCTGTGCCGTAAACTGGGCATCTGCCAGGACGTGCGTTTTCTGGGCAAACTAGAAGCCGTAGAAGAATTACTGTCGGTGGCCGATGTCTTCTTGATGCCCTCAGAGAAAGAGAGCTTCGGGCTGGCGGCTTTGGAGGCCATGGCCTG
The nucleotide sequence above comes from Nibribacter ruber. Encoded proteins:
- a CDS encoding SPFH domain-containing protein, whose translation is MTTSLIILAAVIILMAMSIRIIQQQRVAVVERLGKFQRIMHPGLNLFIPIVDRVRVYHDLRIQQTNVPPQSVITRDNVQVLIDTIVFYQVVGPEQATYGIFDYVLGVRNITTATMRQIIGNLELDETLSGRERISSEIRTALDEATEKWGVRIERVEVIDIKPPLDIQEAMDKQMKAERNRRAIILEAEAAKQDMILRAEGDKTSKVLRAEGDRASVELQALGEARAIADVAEAEKRRIQLLIEGGLNDQVLTYKSFEALEKIAMGPANKIFIPTTAVESLGSIGAIGEMLKATSGNSNKA
- a CDS encoding rhomboid family intramembrane serine protease is translated as MTSIFDDIRSSFSRGNNALHQLIAINVVVFAVLVILRMIMTMSGSGGLYNYLMTFLSVSSNLDIFVFRPWTLVTYFFTHEQFLHIIFNMLNLYWFGMLVREYLGDKRLVNLYVLGGLVGGLFYLLTYNTIPYLQVRADNSFMMGASGSVIAIMVGAATLLPNYTFNLLLFGPIRIKYIAAVMVLLSISGATGGNAGGNIAHLGGALLGFLYIKQLQRGTDLGRPVQAVLDFFRRLFQRRSPLKVAYKNPNRPFASYSSTSTASTFGAVSNNLTPSDDEIDLILDKISNSGYESLTKEEKQKLFRASQK
- a CDS encoding rhomboid family intramembrane serine protease — encoded protein: MPPITPVVRNLLILNVLIFFGSRAAEAYVFQNFALHDIRSEFFQAHQILTHMFLHGSFMHLFSNMLSLFFFGPMLEHYWGGKRFTIFYLVTGIGASLLYSVVRYVEIGQIQEMVVAFMQNPDPVDLRKILDNLLGNTYDVNYVLQLKNNPDNAAIIADAKETVQLQFERMLNGPMLGASGAVFGILMAFGMLFPNTELMLLFFPVPIKAKYFVFLYGAYELYAGVQRAPGDNVAHFAHLGGMLFAFIMLKLWQRNRTDFY
- the mutL gene encoding DNA mismatch repair endonuclease MutL; protein product: MADIIRLLPEHLANQIAAGEVVQRPASVVKELLENSVDAQATSVQLIIKDAGKQLIQVVDDGLGMTETDARMCFERHATSKIKTTEDLFRIRTMGFRGEAMASIAAVAQVEMKTRARGTELGTCLSVEANEVIKQEPVAMPEGTIISVKNLFFNVPARRNFLKSNPVEMRHILDEFQRVALANPEIAFALYQNEVEVMNLPAGKLSQRIVSIFGREYKEQMASCEETTPFLTVRGYIGKPEYAKKSRGEQFFFVNNRYIKSQYLNHAVLTAFEGLLPKDSFPFYVLFLEIAPETIDINVHPTKTEIKFEDEKTVYAIVRAAVKQSLGLHNIAPSLDFGADVNYIPLQPMKFPASMDFDTSPAKAPSASSAPAPRPTTYASKATLGERDESFFRPAALREIPRTENQQENRLFTEEESTAVAVSVTGGSKTLQLHQKYLMVQVKSGLLMVDQQAAQERILFEKYNQALGKRSGASQQLLFPQTVHLSPADFSLIMELAEEFSALGFVFSEFGQNTIVVNGIPAEVPLRDERELIEGLLEQYKNNLSSLKVDRQENLARAMAKRVSSRLTGRLSDQEMNALVDQLFACQVPNYTPSGQKTLVILQMEHLQDLFLK
- a CDS encoding glycoside hydrolase family 3 N-terminal domain-containing protein, giving the protein MLKRYSLALLAVMMCAWWALSGFGPAGRGSITQQEQRWVDSVYQSLTPQQKLGQLFMVAAYSNSGQYHVREIEQLVSQYGIGGVMFMQGGPVRQAKLTNRYQSLAKVPLLVAMDAEWGLDMRLDSSMHFARQMTLGALPDDRYVYMMGREIALKLKRLGIHVNFSPVIDVNSNPKNPVIGNRSFGESKEQVTQRGIAYIKGLQDHGIIAVAKHFPGHGDTDADSHFSLPVLTHDMARLTEVELYPFKRSFDAGVMGVMVAHLYIPKLDSIANRAATLSPYLVRDLLKGKMQYDGLVFTDALNMKGVTRYHKPGEVDALAFMAGNDVLLFSEDVPKAISVIQQAVTDGQITEQEIEVRVRKILHAKYWAGLNQYKPIELENLSKDLHGPSSLVLQQQLYEQAVTVVANKDNLLPFKVLDTIQFASVSIGEGYNNQFTRTLEKYSPFKKFSISSRFAPDSVYKAVQKNLDSADVVIVTLHDLTNVPNRNYGLGTNALNFVKALQRDSTKKVIVVVMGNAYSLKSFEDSDWLVCGYEDNAVVQRVVPQILFGALPAEGRLPVTASPKLKAGTGVSTPALSRLKYSLPESVGMSSTVLKQIDNIALEAIAYAATPGCQVLVVKDGTVVFDKAYGHYTYDRAQPVTEKTIYDLASITKVAATLQAVMFLKDQGQLKLDDKLVTYLPELKGSNKANLTIRNVLLHQSGLQAYIPFWKKTLLKGLPNPIYYDSVQSEAYPNAVANGLFASRRLEDSVWTWIVKSELTGLRTGNGAYEYRYSDLGLHLMKRVAERLLNQTMPDFLEQNFYAPLGARSLTFNPLQKFLKEQIAPTAQDSTFRKTVLQGTVHDDGAAILGGVAGHAGLFSNANDLAILLQMDLQNGNYGGHQYFKTPVVTEFAQEGSSNSRRGLGWDKTDPDGNGPTSDLSPTTTFGHTGFTGTGAWIDPENNIIYIFLSNRIHPDAENTKLLKYNIRTRIHDVVYQSLEPKP
- the bshA gene encoding N-acetyl-alpha-D-glucosaminyl L-malate synthase BshA, with translation MKIGIVCYPTFGGSGVVATELGKALAQKGHKIHFITYSQPARLEFFNENLFYHEVNIPAYPLFQYPPYELALASKMVDIVQYEKLDVLHVHYAIPHASAAYMAKQILLTKGIQIPVITTLHGTDITLVGKDASYEPVVTFSINQSDAVTSVSEDLKTETYKHFPITKDIKVIPNFVNIERFQKQRKDHFKAAIAPFGEKLLVHTSNFRGVKRIGDIIKIFSKVREVIPSKLLLVGDGPERPKMENLCRKLGICQDVRFLGKLEAVEELLSVADVFLMPSEKESFGLAALEAMACEVPVISSNAGGLPELNIHGVTGFVSKVGDVKDMVKNTLFLLQDDQLPTFKANALARAKEFEIGKIVPMYEDVYQQAIADVLGKKV